Within the Telopea speciosissima isolate NSW1024214 ecotype Mountain lineage chromosome 4, Tspe_v1, whole genome shotgun sequence genome, the region CACTTGGGGTGATGGGCGGCGAGTTCAGACACAGCCCCGGCCACCATTGCCTGCACCTTCATGGGACCTTCTTTGAGGATTTTCACAAACACTGAGCAGACACCAGCGGGGATCATGTGCTCAACGCTCTCCGGATCGCGGCCGAGGAGGTCAATAGCTCGGGCAGCGTTCTCCTGGCCTTCCGGTCGTCCGTCCTTGACTAATTTCAAAAGGGGCACCACCCCACCTTCCTCGATGATGAGCTTTCCGTAACGGTCGTTGTCGCGAGCGAGGGATAAGAGGGAAGCGGCGGCGTCAGACCTGTCGTCGACGGATCTAGTGTAGAGGGTAGCGATCAGTTTCCAAATGAGGCAGAGGATGGGCTCGTTGGCGGCGATGGGGGAAGGCCAAGGTACTCATCGTCGTGGTCGTCGACGGAGGTGGAAACACGGAGGAGCCAGAAGACCTCACCGATGGAGTTCTGAAGCTAGGAACACATCTTCTTGAAGGCAGCGGCGGGGATAATGGTAAAGACGTGCTTCATGAGGCCATTGGCGCGGCACTTGAAGACAAGAGCGAGAGCCTTGTCGAAGACCTGCTTTGTGTCATCAATGATACGGCGAGTTGGGCGCTCGTAAAGGTCGGAACTAGAATAGGCAACCTGGCGGAGAAGGACGGCGAGTTTCTCCGTTTTGGATTTAAGTTCGGCGCACTCCTGCTTGAAGGTTTGGGCATTGTCAGCGAACTTGGTCACCTGATCCGCCAATTGAATCGGCTTCGCCAGGATCTGCTTGAGTCTTGCAAGGAGCTAACCGTGTCTGTTTGttcaattgagaaaattgaaaaaaaccctactcAAATTAGGAAAACAAGGTCAGAAACGCATAGAGTTTCTAATGACGTTGTAAGGAGCTTGGCGTGTCTATTGATGTAAATGAAAAAAGCCTATGGTTGCCGAAGATGGAGTTGTCGCAGGTCTTCAATGGtttgaagagggaagaagatggaatgagtggtttttatttaaataactaacgGGATTAAAATGGGCAATTTCAACTGTGCTTAACGTTAAGGGGTACTGGGTAAGGTTGATATCTTAGGATTTTTTGAGGATTTCAATTTTAGGTGCTAATTTTGCTTAAAGTCAGGGAAACTGgggaaaattaatattttaggattttttgggGTATCCGTGATATATGATTCATTTATAGGgagtgtccatgaaattttccctttctgTTATTAATTTGATTGTATAGTGGGTATACTTGGAGTTTTGGACTCTTTAATTTTAACcacttaaaaccaaaaaaaaaaaaaaaaaaaaaaaaaacagaaaagaagaggtTTAAATATACAACCCAGGCAGCTCGGCAGAAGAACATCAATTCAAGAAACCTACAAATAACATCTTGAGGTATCCCTACATACAAACctaaatacaaataaaatacAGGATAACAGAAACTGAAGGAGAGACATACAACAATTTTGGGTACACATAGAAACCAAAGATCTGGAGAGTGAACAGAAACTGAGTGGGATAGACATGTAACAATTTTGGGTACACAGAAACCAAAGATCTGGAGAGTGGAGACCCTCTTCATAAAACTGACAGTTGAAAGGACCTTTGACAAAATACAAACAACCACCAAAGCTGCTTGCTGGCCTGATTTTGTTAGCTTTCCCTTCTGCCACTTctttcttcccccctccccccctccaaTTTCACACATAATTCTGACCTCCCCAGTCATCCAAGAGACCGAATTCACATTGTTTTCGATTTTTCAAGATATAAAATGATTCTAAGAATACAAACTAGTTTATCATCTTACTACCCTTTTTTATTCACAACcccttttttgggggggggccATTTCCCATTCACAACACACTTCCCTCCCCCCTTAAAAAATTCTCTCaatcttaataaaattttcatctttctttctctctttggccAAATATTGATCATCAGGGGGTTCTTTCCTCTCCAAGCATGCTTTATTTCTTCCTGTCTTAAGAGGCAGCTTTGGAGACATCCTTGCTTGATCTGTTGTATCTCATGTGGCTATTAACAAGCTGCCCAGCTGCAAGGGCAGACATGAGGGACAATTCCCCAGCGAGCACGGTGCCAGCAACAATGGTAGCCAACAGCCTTGCATTGGAGCCCGCTGAATCTTTGTTCGCACCCTTCACTCCTAGTAGGTTCAGACAAGCTGATTGCGATGCAAGTTGGGTCCCACCACCAACTGTACCCACCTGCAACAGATCaccagaagaaaagaaaattgaaatgaATCCTGCTTCAGATTCCATCTAATTCTTTATGCTAAGGCAAGGAATTTTGTtcaaccccacccccacccccatctccacccccctaaaaaaaataccCTATTTTCGACCAGTTCCATAACTCTTTAAGAAAGGTTTCCAGACAGAACAGATGAAATCATGCAACAAGAAAAACAGATTCCaactttttccattttaattttCTCGTACACAATAGATTCTAGCTGATTTGCAGGAAACCAACTAAATTTGGATGGAGGGGTGTGGACTAAATTGCCAGTCTTTACAAGATTGCTGTCGCATGCAATTGTTCAAAGATGATCAATGACCCTATTAGAATTGATGACATGAAACCAAAGCTGCTCTATGCATACAAGCTATGCAAGGGTCCATATTGTCTCCGAAGGCCTGGATTCATACTGGTAACGAGGATAATCATAATTAAAGACAGACAAAAGATGCTGCCACTCTAATGACTGCCCTTAACTAGTCCATATAAAATTtaaggaaagaaacaaaaggtCATCGCACTAGCTCCAGTCAAGATAAAGATTAAAATATAAATTGGGTAGCTATGGGGAATGATCAGTTACCTCAATAGAAGGCATGGTTACAGAGATGTGTAGATCCTTCCCATCGTTCATGGGTTCCATCATCGTAAGGCAGTGAGAGCTCTCTACGTTCTGGGCCGGATCTTGGCCAGTTGCAATGTAGATGGCGGATACTATGTTGCTGGCGTGTGCATTGAAGCCACCCAGAGCACCAGCAACTGCCGAGCCAGCAAGGTTCTTGAGCATGTTAAGCTCTACAAGGGCAGATACAGTGGTCTTCAGGACTTTCCTCACCACCTCTTCCTTTATAATTGCCTCACAGACCACAGATTTACCACGCCCTTCTATCCAGTTTACCGCAGCTGGCTTTTTGTCTGAACAGAAATTTCCTGCACAAATTGgaacaaaaattgaaattaaaaaatatatatataagaattgTGATGATAAAGCCCTTCATAAGATGAAATTTATTATGAGGGATCCCTATTTTCACAAATATATTGATAGTATATCTAGTTACAAAAGACAAGGGCTCTAAAGGAAACACTATTCCAAGAATTTTTGGGATTCAAGAAACGTTATTTCCAATTGGCATATATAGAATGCTGAGACAATTAAAATAGGGAAAGAAATCCTCTCCAACGTGCCAGCTCCTCCAGCATGCATCCAACGGCTGGAGGAGGcgcgctggagaggatccgggTCCTTAAAATAGGTTTAACCACAAACCGCAAATCAGTATCGTTAACTAAGTGTTCAAAAAGCGTCACAAAATTTTGCATGGTCAATGGAATTTAAGGGAAGCAGAATCACCCCTGTGGGTTTGGTCAGCGGGTTTAGGACGATGTGCTTCGGTCATGGGTCCCAAGTTCGAGTCCCCACGAATGAAGCGTTAAGCGGGTTGGGGGAGGCTTCTATGTAACCGGGTTTTCCCCTGGGCCTGAATCGTAAACCCAGGCAGGTTCAAGGGTTTCTCTGTTAGCCGGggtaacaaaaataataaaacgaAATTTGAATCTGATTAACCAGGCTTATTTTTAAGAGCCTCAGATCATTTTAAAAGCAGCAGCCAGGGATAAGTATCTTACCAGAGATTCCCATGACATCCATGTCAGGGAAATCATTCTGAAGATAGTCAAGGACATTTTGGACGCCCTTGGACACCATGTTCATTCCCATAGCATCGCCAGTACTGCAGGTAAATCTCATATACAGATTCTTCCCAGCCATCGCACACTGGATGCTTTGCAGCCTTGCAAATCTGCTCGACCTGCAAGCAACAGAGTTCACAAGAATTAGATAGGTTCATTGTGCtaaaaattttaattcagtAGATAGTCAAGATCCAAGAACTCGAACCACTAATTCAAAATGGCTTGTCAGACTTTACATACAAGATAGAAACCAATACCAAAcataattttactttttagaaaaatataaGTAAATCAATACCAAGTCAACAATGAGAGGAAACAAGGTTGTGCGTTTTTCAATTATACAGTGTACATACAAAACAGAAATACTGCAGAGGATATTTGTCAAATTACAAacttcaaaaagaaaattcaaacaGAGGTAATATTTTCCCAATTCCAACGAAAACAGGTAAGAAAAGCAAACTACAGTGACAAATATAAAAGTATTTAAAGATACaaagtgaaatttaattaaTATATCCGTAGAAAAAtcgagaaaaaaagaaaagaaaaacaattgaAAGCGAATGATAAATTTAAAACTTGAAACACCTGTTGAAAACGACCGCCAACTCCTCGAAATTGACAGGATTCTCCAGGTAGAATTTCAATTCTGCAGCTCTCTTGGCGGAGCCGAACCTCACAACCGGAGCCCTAGTCATCCCATCTCTGAGCAATGCGCTCGTGGCACCACCAGATGCGTAAATGGCCTTACACCCTCTGTTGGTACTGGCCACCAAACAACCCTCAGTAGTGGCCATGGGCACCGTATACTCCCTCCCATCGAGCAACAATGGACCAGCGATTCCCACAGGAATCTGGACATACCCAACCGGCATCTCACAGCATTGGCCCAAAATGGAGGTGTAGTCAAACCCATCCAAAGGTAAACCAGCAAGCGATCTCCCCGTCATCCTCTGCAGCGCCTCACGGCGTATCATCGCGGCACGATTACAATCGCCGAGCCTCGATTCGAGCGAGTAAGCGGGAACGGTTCCGTCAACGACGGATTTGATGACCTCCTCGTCTTCTTCCGGCATCCGCTTCATAATGAGTGCAGGATCAATGATCTTCggaggaggagagatggagagatcTAGGGCAGCAGGGCAAGGACCACGGCGGGTGTTTTCTTCGATCAGAAACTGCTCATTGTCTTCATCGACGTCCCAAGCTTCATGAGAGGTACGTGAATTGAATGATTGGACGAAATCGATACCAAAGAAACCGAGAAGGTAAATGAAGGAAGCGATGAGGGTGAAAATGGCGGCAATTTCAGAGAGGGTTACGACATGGAGAGGGGTGGAAGTGCGGATCTTGTCACGCCAGCGGAGGAGAAGGAAGTAAGCAACGGAAAAGAAGAGTGTGAAAAAGATGCCATTGGTGAGGTAGAGAGGAAGCGGGAAGGCATCCGAGGCTCGTGGGGTCGGAGGAAGATTAGCTTGATTTTCATTAGGATGGACAGCTTTCGTCGACGAGTTATGAAGCTGCCGCTGCCTCGGCTGAGGCCCAGACCCTTCCACAGTCGCAGTTTTCTCCGATAGCCGGCGAGCATCCATGGCAGTTCACTGGAGAGATTCCGACGTAGAAGAGGATTTCGGATTTAAGATTTGAAGCTCTTAAGATCACTTTCTACCAGAGAGAGGCGAaagcgagaaagagagaaaacgagagagagaacgagagagaaaATCCAGCGACTCCAGCCTAACTTGTCCTCTTTTTTGGCTCAACTGAAGTCTGAAGCGGGGTATGAGGAGTGGGTTGCAATTTATagggagagaaggagaggaaaagcGAAGAGGACCACACGTACTCACAACTCACATGATTTTGGATGCACCTATTGCGTATTGCGCATCTTCTCCACCACTATCCATTTCCATccctatatttactcaaaacTTTATTATAGAATCTATTTTTGATTTtgccaaaatcaaaaaaaaaaaatcatttttctttcttccttacaTTTCTATCTATAACAACAACATATTCTTATCCTAAATAAATGAGATAATCTATATGGATTCTTGCCTTTCAATAATTTCTATTCGAATTTATACTCCGAACAAAGCTTAGAAAGATACTCTCAAATTAATTATATTATTGTTTTTAGTTACATTCTGCTTCATACATCAGAGCTGGTTATATAATTAttctataaaattttattttaaattttaaaagaatACGATTGATCACATACAAATCtcccaaatacctaaaataatcacctATCTTAATGAGTTGGATtgaaaaaaaagtaaaacaaatttgaataaaaaaattgccATACTAATTTGTTAATAGAAAAAATATTGAggaattaaaaaagaaactttgactacaaaattttgaataaatATAGAATAAGGATAGAGGAGTGATAAAAATTTTCcataccaaaattttttttttcttgaataaGATTTGATAATTATCAATTTATTTACTTACTAGCTTTATCATCTAACTCTTACGTTAATATGGCAATGCAAAGGGTAGGGTCAATGGATGCTTAAGCACGACACTTGAGCTGTCATGAATTATTTTTTGACAAGAATGATGTCCAAGTCCAAGATGAACTTCTTATGAGAACAAAAGCTACATCACCAGACCTCACCCTCCCATCCCATGTGTGGTGTgtccccaacccaacccatctTTACTGTCCTGCTCTATATTTAGATTTGCTTTGTTGGTAATGACAATTTTTTGGTCCCTAATCAAACCTTAAAAACGTTTATTCTTCCTAATTTACTCTTCCAAACGTGTTTGTTAACTCTATTATCGCGAGAATAAATAAAGTATTTGAAGAGAACCATTACAACCAAATATATATAAtgataaattaaattttttaaatgggtttttttgAGTTGTCCACATCAAGGTCTTTGAAAGTCCTCCTTTCCCAAGTTTTTTCTGAGGCTTTTAAATCACTTTGTGCCCAGTGTGATTCAAAAAATTTCCTTTAATGATTTTGCTTATTCGCTCATTAATTAGGATTTCGTGGTCATTATTTATGACTCCTCATTCATTCCGTTCATTAGCTACGATTCTTTGCGAGTTTGGATCGAGTTATTTAGGATAagttttccatttttgtttggCCTTAGCTGCTCAGAAGGCTCCAATCATTAATAATAATGGAGCACGAAACTACTGGAACTACACA harbors:
- the LOC122658227 gene encoding 3-hydroxy-3-methylglutaryl-coenzyme A reductase 1-like; translated protein: MDARRLSEKTATVEGSGPQPRQRQLHNSSTKAVHPNENQANLPPTPRASDAFPLPLYLTNGIFFTLFFSVAYFLLLRWRDKIRTSTPLHVVTLSEIAAIFTLIASFIYLLGFFGIDFVQSFNSRTSHEAWDVDEDNEQFLIEENTRRGPCPAALDLSISPPPKIIDPALIMKRMPEEDEEVIKSVVDGTVPAYSLESRLGDCNRAAMIRREALQRMTGRSLAGLPLDGFDYTSILGQCCEMPVGYVQIPVGIAGPLLLDGREYTVPMATTEGCLVASTNRGCKAIYASGGATSALLRDGMTRAPVVRFGSAKRAAELKFYLENPVNFEELAVVFNRSSRFARLQSIQCAMAGKNLYMRFTCSTGDAMGMNMVSKGVQNVLDYLQNDFPDMDVMGISGNFCSDKKPAAVNWIEGRGKSVVCEAIIKEEVVRKVLKTTVSALVELNMLKNLAGSAVAGALGGFNAHASNIVSAIYIATGQDPAQNVESSHCLTMMEPMNDGKDLHISVTMPSIEVGTVGGGTQLASQSACLNLLGVKGANKDSAGSNARLLATIVAGTVLAGELSLMSALAAGQLVNSHMRYNRSSKDVSKAAS